Proteins encoded within one genomic window of Hyalangium minutum:
- a CDS encoding translocation/assembly module TamB domain-containing protein — translation MRRIVWGTVGLGVLVLLAVVGVVAWLTSPAGERWTLAKALTVANEQLSGKLEAGSVDLSPNGLTLRDVKLYTPEGELVAEVALVDARLSLAPLAAQHVVITSARLERPRLYLVQDERGLNLQRAIEPKQPKPEEPDTGRGSLRLTLKDLQLEDGYVDFTSDTGEGPPQQVRLEDFDASGGAFYGAAKQAFNARLEATGGLSRPLSGPVKLNLRGQGEDLNLSADVDATVAGLELHARGGMRDLNEAWLELKQLSLAPETVRAFVPSYPLLVPVSVAGNGQKQGDVARTSLDLKVGSATMDLNGSFNIATFRSDGVTLRARDINLAELVENAAPTNIVANLTARGGGKSLETLEGEVEFTVSPSKFKGQPLGPVELRASAKNGRYELSRLLVLMPGASLQAKGQGTVDRVQVKGSLSASDLAVLGHTVGKLGPGPSLPLNGSGGLDFQVEGPLRTPGVELSGSFASLGYEDNQIKGLNLKAALPDVTKPLILDASLVVDELKTGGRTLQNLSAAIATRNRALQANVRTAGDVVMSLSLAGTVDQDQEGLALSAMTLAWPEATWTLQGPSHVGFGGGRVEVKPALTLASDTQRLSVAMMMEGERINGLVTADALDLTKLPRAFVPESLGLGGTVSARVSAKGLLPRPDAELSVKLQDGRFQTYKELNADVKATYLKDRATGTLTANVPAANISADFDVPVQGVLKRRKDELSLKVNLSRLSIDEVQKMLGRPEPVSGDITATLEVSGPARDPRFSFTMKGERLNYAALPAGTLPEDLGFTLTAASDASDGTLDARLNLIGVGQEAYVTLQTPFTLGGLMAKPPTADEVMRAQLNVEGAITELPFALVAAASQFQPVPTAQGAQPASAQAAPPAVGGLQKPGGTLSATFAVSGTFLVPEAKVDVQARRVTANGLPPLDAHLTLAGGSKDIRAQLSTLRYEGDQATPLAELSATLDAPLGAIQDPDVIGWVPFDVKARLHPTHIKELLGLSQANPSLRDQGLQGVLSLELAARGTPDRPEVVLDLGAQQLGVGKLALGQAHVHYTYAKARSGLNATVTAPAGGTLTVRADVPLELSLPAVQQGLDTEKVPLDVTVVAKGFDMAFLSGAHEMVRSLGGVLEADAHIAGTSGAPTLKGNVNWKNGKLGLMGFGEYRDIQVALGVTEERIDLQQLFARGGSGELRLTANAVRSKSGAFALKGEGQLKEFPIISEDQLVAIASLRTTLEGSLSLDSVNIHNLAIPEAHIELPEVSRKDLQPLERAPDIVLVRNGVPVEKRRKRATPTNSATANGTKPAETSGKDTVPNQPPSKGVVSPGDASFAGNTRAPGAGVGGAGAGQRVEDAVEVDESEKEVQRTYRILVNAPRNLWVRGSDVNIELGLSKDFEVSYTNDLYLSGEVIVKRGRVNALGRRFDVEENSRVIFTGPPLSPYLNVTAQHVNERENVTVFVHVRGQGKDFTIEPTSEPPMSETEIYTLVATGRRNLERNSGSSMTGAQAASVVGSLVASQAQKALSAELPLDVFSIEAGENGLAGTQLEVGKYLTDKIYVGYTGRVGTTGTTTGAQSRENANAVRFEYQFTPQWSLEANYGDARSGGLDLIWSKDY, via the coding sequence GTGCGGCGCATCGTCTGGGGCACGGTGGGGCTCGGGGTGTTGGTGTTGCTGGCCGTGGTGGGGGTGGTGGCCTGGCTCACCTCGCCCGCCGGTGAGCGATGGACGCTCGCCAAGGCCCTCACGGTTGCCAACGAGCAGCTCTCCGGAAAGCTGGAAGCGGGCTCGGTGGACCTGAGCCCCAATGGGCTCACCCTGCGGGACGTGAAGCTCTATACGCCCGAGGGCGAGCTGGTGGCCGAGGTGGCGCTGGTGGACGCGCGCCTCTCCCTGGCTCCCCTGGCGGCGCAGCATGTGGTCATCACCTCCGCGCGCCTGGAGCGCCCGCGCTTGTACCTCGTGCAGGACGAGCGGGGCCTCAACCTCCAGCGCGCCATCGAGCCCAAGCAGCCCAAGCCCGAGGAACCGGACACCGGCCGGGGCTCGCTGCGACTCACGCTCAAGGACCTCCAGCTGGAGGATGGGTACGTCGACTTCACGAGCGACACCGGCGAGGGCCCGCCGCAGCAGGTGCGGCTGGAGGACTTCGATGCCTCGGGCGGTGCTTTCTATGGCGCGGCGAAGCAGGCCTTCAACGCGCGGCTGGAGGCCACCGGCGGCCTCTCCCGTCCCCTCTCCGGGCCGGTGAAACTGAACCTGCGCGGCCAGGGCGAGGATCTGAACCTCTCCGCGGACGTGGACGCCACCGTGGCGGGGCTCGAGCTGCACGCTCGCGGCGGCATGCGCGACCTGAATGAGGCCTGGCTGGAGCTGAAGCAGCTGTCGCTCGCTCCGGAGACGGTGCGTGCCTTCGTGCCCTCCTACCCGCTGCTGGTGCCCGTGTCCGTGGCGGGCAATGGCCAGAAGCAGGGAGACGTGGCCCGGACCAGCCTGGACCTGAAGGTCGGCAGCGCCACGATGGATTTGAATGGCTCCTTCAACATCGCCACCTTCCGCAGCGATGGCGTCACCCTGAGGGCCCGCGACATCAACCTCGCGGAGCTGGTGGAGAACGCAGCGCCCACCAACATCGTCGCCAACCTCACCGCTCGCGGCGGTGGCAAGAGCCTGGAGACGCTGGAGGGTGAGGTGGAGTTCACCGTCTCGCCCTCGAAGTTCAAGGGACAGCCGCTCGGGCCGGTGGAGCTGCGCGCCAGTGCCAAGAATGGCCGCTATGAGCTGTCGCGCCTGCTGGTGCTCATGCCAGGCGCCTCGCTGCAGGCGAAGGGCCAGGGCACCGTGGACCGCGTCCAGGTGAAGGGCAGCCTGAGCGCGTCGGATCTCGCGGTGCTCGGGCACACGGTGGGCAAGCTGGGCCCCGGCCCGTCACTCCCACTGAATGGCAGTGGAGGCCTGGACTTCCAGGTGGAGGGGCCGCTGCGCACTCCCGGCGTGGAGCTCTCGGGCTCCTTCGCCTCTCTGGGCTACGAGGACAACCAGATCAAGGGCCTCAACCTGAAGGCCGCGCTGCCGGACGTCACCAAGCCGCTCATCCTGGACGCCTCGCTCGTGGTGGATGAGCTGAAGACGGGCGGGCGCACCCTGCAGAACCTCTCGGCCGCCATCGCCACGCGGAACCGGGCGCTGCAGGCCAACGTGCGCACCGCGGGCGATGTGGTGATGAGCCTCTCGCTCGCGGGCACCGTGGACCAGGACCAGGAGGGACTCGCACTGAGCGCGATGACCCTCGCCTGGCCCGAGGCCACCTGGACGCTCCAGGGCCCCAGCCACGTGGGCTTCGGCGGTGGACGCGTGGAGGTGAAGCCCGCCCTCACGCTCGCCTCGGACACGCAGCGCCTCTCCGTGGCGATGATGATGGAGGGCGAGCGCATCAACGGACTCGTGACGGCGGACGCGCTGGACCTGACGAAGCTGCCCCGGGCTTTCGTGCCCGAGTCGCTCGGACTGGGCGGCACGGTCTCCGCGCGCGTGAGCGCCAAGGGCCTCCTGCCCCGCCCCGACGCCGAGCTCTCCGTGAAGCTCCAGGACGGCCGCTTCCAGACGTACAAGGAGCTCAACGCGGACGTGAAGGCCACCTACCTGAAGGACCGCGCCACCGGCACCCTCACCGCGAACGTGCCGGCCGCCAACATCAGCGCGGACTTCGACGTGCCCGTGCAGGGCGTGCTCAAGCGCCGCAAGGATGAGCTGAGCCTCAAGGTGAACCTTTCGCGCCTGAGCATCGACGAGGTGCAGAAGATGCTCGGCCGCCCCGAGCCCGTGAGCGGCGACATCACCGCGACGCTCGAGGTCTCCGGCCCCGCGCGCGATCCCCGCTTCTCCTTCACGATGAAGGGCGAGCGGCTCAACTACGCGGCCCTGCCCGCGGGCACGCTGCCCGAGGACCTCGGCTTCACGCTGACCGCCGCGTCGGATGCCTCGGATGGCACGCTCGACGCACGCCTGAACCTCATCGGCGTGGGCCAGGAGGCCTACGTGACGCTCCAGACGCCCTTCACGCTCGGCGGGCTGATGGCGAAGCCCCCCACAGCGGACGAGGTCATGCGCGCCCAGCTCAACGTGGAAGGCGCCATCACCGAGCTGCCCTTCGCCTTGGTTGCCGCCGCGTCCCAGTTTCAGCCGGTGCCGACTGCTCAGGGCGCACAGCCTGCCTCGGCCCAGGCGGCGCCTCCGGCGGTGGGCGGTCTCCAGAAGCCAGGCGGCACCTTGTCCGCGACGTTCGCCGTCTCGGGCACCTTCCTCGTGCCCGAGGCCAAGGTGGACGTGCAGGCCAGGCGTGTCACCGCGAACGGACTGCCGCCGCTCGACGCCCACCTCACGCTCGCGGGTGGAAGCAAGGACATCCGCGCGCAGCTCTCCACGCTCCGGTACGAGGGTGACCAGGCCACGCCGCTGGCGGAGCTGAGCGCCACGCTCGATGCACCGCTCGGCGCCATCCAGGATCCCGACGTCATCGGCTGGGTGCCCTTCGACGTGAAGGCGCGCCTGCACCCCACGCACATCAAGGAGCTGCTCGGCCTGTCCCAGGCGAATCCCTCGCTGCGCGACCAGGGGCTGCAGGGCGTCCTCTCGCTGGAGCTGGCCGCCCGGGGCACGCCTGACAGGCCCGAGGTCGTGCTCGACCTGGGCGCCCAGCAGCTCGGCGTGGGTAAGCTCGCGCTCGGCCAGGCCCACGTTCACTACACCTATGCGAAAGCGCGCTCCGGCTTGAACGCGACCGTCACCGCGCCCGCTGGAGGCACCCTGACGGTTCGCGCTGACGTCCCACTGGAGCTGTCCCTGCCCGCCGTGCAGCAGGGCTTGGACACCGAGAAGGTGCCGCTGGACGTGACGGTGGTGGCCAAGGGCTTCGACATGGCCTTCCTCTCCGGCGCGCATGAGATGGTGCGCAGCCTGGGCGGCGTGCTCGAGGCGGACGCGCACATCGCCGGCACCTCGGGCGCGCCCACGCTGAAGGGCAACGTGAACTGGAAGAACGGCAAGCTGGGGCTGATGGGCTTCGGCGAGTACCGCGACATCCAGGTGGCGCTCGGCGTGACGGAGGAGCGCATCGACCTCCAGCAGCTCTTCGCCCGGGGCGGCTCCGGCGAGCTGCGCCTCACCGCCAACGCGGTGCGCTCCAAGAGCGGCGCCTTCGCGCTGAAGGGCGAGGGCCAGCTCAAGGAGTTCCCCATCATCTCCGAGGATCAGCTGGTGGCCATCGCCTCGCTGCGCACGACCCTGGAGGGCAGCCTCAGCCTGGACAGCGTCAACATCCACAACCTCGCCATTCCCGAGGCCCACATCGAGCTGCCTGAAGTCTCGCGCAAGGATCTCCAGCCGCTCGAGCGAGCTCCCGACATCGTCCTGGTCCGCAACGGCGTCCCCGTGGAGAAGCGCCGCAAGCGCGCCACCCCCACGAACTCGGCCACCGCCAACGGCACCAAGCCGGCTGAGACGTCGGGCAAGGACACGGTTCCCAACCAGCCTCCCAGCAAGGGCGTGGTGTCTCCGGGCGATGCATCCTTCGCGGGCAATACGCGGGCCCCCGGTGCAGGGGTCGGCGGCGCGGGCGCCGGTCAGCGCGTGGAGGACGCGGTCGAGGTCGACGAATCAGAGAAGGAGGTCCAGCGCACGTACCGCATCCTGGTGAACGCCCCGCGCAACCTCTGGGTGCGCGGCTCGGACGTGAACATCGAGCTGGGGCTCTCCAAGGACTTCGAGGTCTCCTATACGAACGACCTCTATTTGTCCGGCGAGGTCATCGTGAAGCGCGGCCGTGTCAACGCGCTCGGGCGCCGCTTCGACGTGGAGGAGAACAGCCGCGTCATCTTCACCGGCCCGCCGCTGTCGCCCTACCTCAATGTCACCGCGCAGCACGTCAACGAGCGCGAGAACGTCACCGTCTTCGTCCACGTGCGCGGCCAGGGCAAGGACTTCACCATCGAGCCCACCAGTGAGCCGCCCATGTCCGAGACGGAGATCTACACGCTGGTGGCCACGGGCCGCCGCAACCTGGAGCGCAACTCGGGCTCGTCCATGACGGGCGCCCAGGCCGCCTCGGTGGTGGGCTCACTGGTGGCCTCGCAGGCCCAGAAGGCGCTGTCCGCCGAGCTGCCGCTGGACGTGTTCTCCATCGAGGCCGGCGAGAACGGGCTCGCGGGCACGCAGCTCGAGGTGGGCAAGTACCTCACGGACAAGATCTACGTGGGCTACACCGGCCGCGTCGGCACCACGGGCACCACCACCGGCGCGCAGAGCCGCGAGAACGCCAACGCCGTCCGCTTCGAGTACCAGTTCACGCCTCAGTGGAGCTTGGAAGCCAACTACGGCGATGCGCGCTCCGGCGGTCTGGACCTCATCTGGAGCAAGGATTACTGA
- a CDS encoding BamA/TamA family outer membrane protein, producing MDVAFFRHRLFAPLLLLSLACACAAGKPRPDALEVKDLKIEGTDQVGGGDIKAKILTADTPWWEPLWPFDKGPAYFDPNAWQADLRRIERFYQAEGYYQAQVISDTVQPEGKEAVKLVAQVREGEPTRISTVELRGLDPLPEDHQRRVKAELPLKTGEIFREENWEGVKELIQGRLRELGYAEAEVGGETQVDVVTHQAAVVLEVNPGPRYKFGNIFVATDNNPQVAPKRIIEQAQGAVRKGEWYSETGLAEAQARVFAMGVFGAVKVNRGAPDRANATVPVVVDVREAPLRSIRLGGGLGVDAARQEGRLLAEWTNRNIFGGLRRLTVKGRVGYAFLPSIYGVSRGDEGAKSDVIFDATTEFEQPRFVFRDLRLQASLSGEKGLEQAYSFIGGRLRSGVIWQPHPDLSVFPAYNLEVYELAGKVGANEQGIPPITLGCINKTSAEAGKPCTIRLSYLETTVQWDRRDDKLEPRNGYYAAFSLQAGGGPLFGDFTYIRLLPDLRYYRSFGLQQRLTLAGKLRLGTLVPFTNKQTKEKQSSIVNRFFSGGGSSMRGFNSQRLSPQVAVDPSRPEAGTVPVGGNSLWESSLEARYRITESLALASFLDSGFVGSGSLASRQINPFDSGLYHAVGLGLRYLTVVGPIRVDIARRLNVGPPLPVEGDGYTYPASGTCFGLGGKKSTYAGAPEGLCTFQLSIGEAF from the coding sequence GTGGACGTAGCCTTCTTCCGACACCGGCTGTTTGCCCCCCTGCTCCTGCTCTCCCTGGCCTGCGCGTGCGCCGCGGGCAAGCCGCGCCCCGACGCCCTCGAGGTGAAGGACCTGAAGATCGAAGGAACCGATCAGGTCGGCGGAGGGGACATCAAGGCGAAGATCCTCACGGCGGACACGCCGTGGTGGGAGCCGCTGTGGCCCTTTGACAAGGGCCCCGCCTACTTTGATCCCAACGCGTGGCAGGCGGACCTGCGCCGCATCGAGCGCTTCTACCAAGCCGAGGGCTACTACCAGGCCCAGGTCATCTCCGACACGGTCCAGCCGGAGGGCAAGGAGGCGGTGAAGCTGGTGGCTCAGGTGCGCGAGGGCGAGCCCACGCGCATCTCCACGGTGGAGCTGCGGGGGCTGGACCCATTGCCCGAGGATCACCAGCGGCGGGTCAAGGCGGAGCTGCCGCTGAAGACGGGGGAGATCTTCCGCGAGGAGAACTGGGAGGGCGTGAAGGAGCTCATCCAGGGGCGGCTGCGCGAGCTGGGCTACGCCGAGGCGGAGGTGGGCGGCGAGACGCAGGTGGACGTGGTGACGCACCAGGCGGCGGTCGTCCTCGAGGTGAACCCGGGCCCTCGCTACAAGTTCGGCAACATCTTCGTCGCCACGGACAACAACCCGCAGGTGGCGCCCAAGCGCATCATCGAGCAGGCCCAAGGCGCCGTGCGCAAGGGCGAGTGGTACAGCGAGACGGGGCTCGCCGAGGCGCAGGCCCGTGTGTTCGCCATGGGTGTGTTCGGCGCGGTGAAGGTCAACCGCGGCGCCCCGGACCGAGCAAACGCCACGGTGCCGGTGGTGGTGGACGTGCGCGAGGCCCCGCTGCGCTCCATCCGCCTGGGTGGTGGTCTCGGTGTGGATGCCGCGCGCCAGGAGGGCCGTCTGCTGGCGGAGTGGACCAACCGCAACATCTTCGGCGGGCTGCGCCGCCTCACGGTGAAGGGCCGCGTGGGCTACGCCTTCCTGCCCTCCATCTATGGCGTGAGCCGGGGCGATGAGGGCGCCAAGAGCGACGTCATCTTCGACGCCACCACCGAGTTCGAGCAGCCGCGCTTCGTGTTCCGAGACTTGCGCCTCCAGGCCTCGCTGTCGGGCGAGAAGGGCCTGGAGCAGGCGTACTCCTTCATCGGCGGGCGCCTGCGCAGCGGCGTCATCTGGCAGCCGCACCCGGACCTGTCCGTGTTCCCCGCCTACAACCTGGAGGTGTACGAGCTGGCGGGAAAAGTGGGCGCCAACGAGCAGGGAATTCCTCCCATCACCTTGGGTTGCATCAACAAGACCTCCGCCGAAGCGGGCAAGCCGTGCACCATCCGGCTCAGCTACTTGGAGACCACCGTGCAATGGGACCGGCGGGACGACAAGCTCGAGCCGCGCAACGGCTACTACGCGGCGTTCTCCCTCCAGGCCGGTGGCGGTCCGCTGTTCGGTGACTTCACCTACATCCGGCTGCTGCCGGACTTGCGCTACTACCGCTCCTTCGGGCTGCAGCAGCGGCTGACCCTGGCCGGCAAGCTGCGCCTGGGCACGCTGGTGCCCTTCACCAACAAGCAGACGAAAGAGAAGCAGAGCTCCATCGTCAACCGCTTCTTCTCGGGCGGCGGCTCGTCCATGCGCGGCTTCAACAGCCAGCGGTTGTCGCCCCAGGTGGCCGTGGATCCCTCCCGGCCCGAGGCCGGCACCGTGCCCGTGGGCGGCAACAGCCTCTGGGAGTCCTCCTTGGAGGCGCGCTACCGCATTACCGAGAGCCTGGCACTGGCCTCCTTCTTGGACTCGGGCTTCGTGGGCAGCGGCTCGCTGGCGTCGCGCCAGATCAACCCCTTCGACAGCGGGCTCTACCACGCGGTGGGCCTGGGGTTGCGCTACCTCACCGTCGTGGGGCCTATCCGAGTGGACATCGCCCGCCGGTTGAATGTCGGCCCCCCCTTGCCGGTCGAGGGTGACGGGTACACCTATCCTGCCTCTGGGACCTGCTTCGGCCTGGGAGGCAAGAAGTCGACGTACGCGGGTGCCCCAGAAGGGCTCTGCACGTTCCAGTTGTCCATCGGAGAAGCGTTTTGA